The nucleotide sequence CGGCGGCCCGACGGAACGGCACCGGGGTCGGGGCGTCGGGCCCGAGCCACCGCGCGACTTCGCGATGAGTGCGAGGCGCGTACAGGATCGAGATGTGCTCGACGCCCGGCACGGTCACCACCGACCGGTCCCGCCCGTCTCCCGCCTCCCGCGCCACGGCCCGGAACTGCGGGAACTCCAGCCCGCCGACGAGCAGCAACAGGTGCTTCGGCCGGTCCGCCGGCAGGCCCGTCGCGTCCGGTAGCGAGATTGCGACGGTCGCGGCGATGTCGTCGTGGTCGGCGCCGTACCGGGTCACGGCGCCCGCCCCCATCGAGTGCCCGACCAGCGAGATCCGCGCCGGGTCGACGTCGGGCCGGCTGCGCAGATACGTCACCGCGACGTCGAGATCGTGCTGCAGGACGTCGTCGCCCGAGAGTTTCGCGGTGCTGGCGCCGTGCCCGGCGAAGTCGAGCAGCACCACGACGTACCCCCGGGAGGCGAGCGTGTCGCCGAACGGGGCCATCAGCCGGGCCGACCCGGCGAACCCGTGCGCGACGACGACGCCCGGGTGCCGAGCGCCCGAGGCCGGGCGGACCACGTCGAGCGGGACGCCGTCGACCGACGTGTGGGACCGGCGCAGGCCGACCCCGGCCCCGCCCACCAGCCAGATCCCGGCCGCGGCCAGCACGACAGCAACCACCGCCACCGCCACCGCCGCGACCCCCCGCGGGCGGGAGGGCGCGCCCGACGGCGCGGGCCCGCCGCCCGGCGGGGCAGGCCGGCCCGGGGGCGGCGCGTCTGGCAGGGTGGGCCGGCTCGGGGGCGGCGCGGCCGCGCGCCGGAACCTCAGCAATTGCGGCTCGTCCGGTGCACGGTGTACTCCC is from Cryptosporangium phraense and encodes:
- a CDS encoding alpha/beta hydrolase family protein produces the protein MAVAVVAVVLAAAGIWLVGGAGVGLRRSHTSVDGVPLDVVRPASGARHPGVVVAHGFAGSARLMAPFGDTLASRGYVVVLLDFAGHGASTAKLSGDDVLQHDLDVAVTYLRSRPDVDPARISLVGHSMGAGAVTRYGADHDDIAATVAISLPDATGLPADRPKHLLLLVGGLEFPQFRAVAREAGDGRDRSVVTVPGVEHISILYAPRTHREVARWLGPDAPTPVPFRRAAGAGLLLLAFLIGMYPLVRLVLGPPRGLRPRLALDPPLLGLRRWRRCSG